DNA sequence from the Streptomyces sp. HUAS 15-9 genome:
ACCTCGACCTCGTCGGGGAAGCAGATGCTCTCCGAGCAGGTCTACGCACACCTGCGGGACGCGATCATGCGCGGCGACTACGCCCCCGGTGACGCCCTCAAACCCCAGGACCTGGCCAAGGAACAGGGCGTGAGCCTGGCCGTCGTGCGCGAGGCGCTCGTGCGGGTGGTCGGCGAGGGCCTCGCCGACCGGCTGCCCAACCGCGGCTTCGCGGTCCCGGCCTTCTCCGACCGCCGCTGGCAGGAGATCGCGGAGGCCCGCCGGACCATCGAGCCGGTCGTGCTGCGCATGTCCATCGAGCGCGGCGACGTCGACTGGGAGGCCCGCGTACGAGCCGCCCACCACCGCCTGGCCCGCACCCCGGCGCACGTGCCGGAGG
Encoded proteins:
- a CDS encoding GntR family transcriptional regulator gives rise to the protein MTQTAHTSTSSGKQMLSEQVYAHLRDAIMRGDYAPGDALKPQDLAKEQGVSLAVVREALVRVVGEGLADRLPNRGFAVPAFSDRRWQEIAEARRTIEPVVLRMSIERGDVDWEARVRAAHHRLARTPAHVPEEGEHYSGAWSEAHRIFHRTLLEGCGNPVLLETFDRMWTSSELARRWSAHRVPDRDHVGEHRRLEEAALARDAHTAAEVLAQHLTLTAVGLTRCTHHEPAKEA